Proteins encoded together in one Yersinia mollaretii ATCC 43969 window:
- a CDS encoding SDR family NAD(P)-dependent oxidoreductase — MSRKWVFITGGSRGIGRALVEELAKEWDVVFTWRSGEQQSSEVIKSCEGLPGSVTSYRCDGSNEADVDQLAPLLLEKYGPPGAVIHNAGITGDSLHIQQNGDNWRSVLDTNLNAVFYWNKHLLPQMMMQGEGAVLLMSSVTAIKGNIGQSAYGASKAAMIGLGRSLALEMGRFNIRVNCLLPGIIDSDMTRAMPADALKGLRKQIPLRRLGDVQEVARVSAFMIGDDSRYMTGQTLVLDGGLTA, encoded by the coding sequence ATGAGCAGGAAATGGGTATTCATAACGGGCGGTAGTCGCGGCATTGGCCGCGCCTTGGTCGAAGAGCTGGCTAAAGAGTGGGATGTGGTTTTTACCTGGCGTAGCGGTGAGCAACAGAGCAGCGAAGTGATAAAAAGCTGCGAAGGACTACCCGGCTCAGTGACCAGTTACCGCTGTGATGGCAGCAACGAAGCGGATGTTGACCAATTGGCCCCGCTGCTGCTGGAGAAATATGGCCCGCCGGGAGCGGTAATTCATAATGCGGGCATTACCGGTGACAGTTTGCACATTCAGCAAAATGGCGATAACTGGCGCAGTGTGCTGGACACCAATCTGAACGCGGTCTTCTACTGGAATAAACATCTATTGCCGCAGATGATGATGCAGGGCGAAGGCGCAGTACTGCTGATGTCCTCGGTCACTGCCATCAAAGGCAATATCGGGCAGAGCGCCTACGGGGCCAGTAAGGCGGCGATGATTGGCCTTGGCCGCTCACTGGCGCTGGAGATGGGGCGCTTTAATATTCGCGTTAACTGCCTGCTGCCGGGGATCATCGACAGCGACATGACGCGCGCCATGCCTGCCGATGCCTTAAAAGGGCTGCGTAAACAGATCCCGCTTCGGCGTTTAGGTGACGTGCAAGAGGTCGCCCGCGTCAGCGCCTTTATGATTGGCGATGATAGCCGCTACATGACCGGCCAGACACTGGTGCTTGATGGTGGGTTAACGGCGTAA
- a CDS encoding type II toxin-antitoxin system RelE/ParE family toxin has translation MTKPISFVESSLDDLRQFPDDARKDAGYQLDKVQHELEPDDWKPFTAVGFGVKEIRIRDKNGTYRVMYVAKFEEAVYVLHCFQKKTQTTSKKDVALAKVRFRTLIQERNK, from the coding sequence ATGACCAAACCGATCAGCTTTGTGGAGAGTAGTTTGGATGACTTACGCCAATTTCCTGACGACGCTAGAAAGGATGCTGGCTATCAGCTCGACAAAGTGCAGCATGAGTTAGAGCCTGATGATTGGAAACCTTTTACAGCGGTAGGTTTCGGTGTGAAAGAGATTCGTATCAGGGATAAAAACGGTACTTACCGTGTGATGTATGTGGCTAAATTTGAAGAAGCAGTTTATGTACTCCATTGCTTTCAGAAGAAAACGCAAACTACCAGTAAAAAAGACGTGGCTTTGGCAAAGGTGCGGTTTAGAACACTCATTCAGGAGAGGAATAAATGA
- a CDS encoding helix-turn-helix domain-containing protein codes for MNIQTFDSVWDAISETPEQAENMKVRSMLIQALNAWIARKGLTPAEAANALGITQPRVSELMHGKIQLFSIDKLVSIMATAGLHIGSIEINESAAA; via the coding sequence ATGAATATTCAGACTTTTGACAGTGTATGGGATGCCATCAGCGAAACACCTGAGCAAGCTGAGAACATGAAAGTGCGCTCAATGTTGATTCAAGCTTTGAATGCTTGGATCGCACGGAAAGGGCTTACCCCAGCAGAAGCAGCCAATGCACTCGGAATCACTCAGCCTCGAGTTTCTGAACTGATGCACGGTAAAATCCAGCTTTTCAGTATTGATAAGCTGGTTTCTATTATGGCAACGGCCGGTCTGCATATCGGCAGTATCGAAATTAACGAGTCTGCTGCTGCATAA
- a CDS encoding transporter substrate-binding domain-containing protein, producing MKKLSLGIMIVVLIGSQPVLAKSWQEIKQSGELRIGVPGDYAPLAFHDKQGQLVGYDVDMAKSLADSLKLNVTFVATSWPTLSDDLVADKFDIAMGGVTETPGRAAQFALSSAVVKNGKIALANCQQAKKFPTLAAIDREAVKVIVNPGGTNQSFVDANIKKAQIIRTKDNVANLQGVRDQSADIMFTDLIEGDYYQSKEPGIFCVATPEILPGTGSYKVYMMAKDNQPLLDEVNQWLTGETKSTLAHKWNISE from the coding sequence ATGAAGAAGTTATCTCTGGGAATCATGATCGTGGTGTTAATCGGTAGCCAGCCTGTATTGGCTAAAAGCTGGCAGGAAATTAAGCAGAGTGGGGAGTTACGCATTGGTGTGCCCGGCGATTATGCCCCTTTGGCCTTCCACGATAAGCAGGGCCAATTAGTGGGTTATGATGTTGATATGGCAAAGTCTCTGGCTGATAGCCTGAAGCTTAATGTCACATTTGTAGCCACAAGCTGGCCAACACTGTCGGACGATCTGGTGGCCGATAAATTTGATATTGCCATGGGCGGCGTGACAGAGACTCCGGGCCGCGCAGCACAATTTGCCCTATCCAGCGCCGTGGTCAAGAACGGTAAAATTGCCCTCGCCAACTGCCAGCAAGCCAAAAAATTCCCAACGCTGGCGGCTATTGATCGCGAAGCGGTAAAAGTCATTGTGAATCCCGGCGGCACCAACCAATCCTTTGTCGATGCCAATATCAAGAAAGCACAGATTATCCGCACCAAAGATAATGTCGCCAATTTGCAGGGTGTCCGAGATCAAAGCGCAGATATTATGTTTACCGACTTGATCGAGGGGGATTACTACCAAAGTAAAGAGCCGGGCATATTTTGTGTCGCCACACCGGAAATATTACCCGGCACCGGCAGCTACAAAGTCTATATGATGGCAAAAGATAACCAACCGCTGCTCGATGAGGTCAACCAATGGCTGACTGGCGAGACAAAATCCACTCTGGCGCATAAGTGGAATATCTCTGAGTAG
- the ampC gene encoding class C beta-lactamase, with amino-acid sequence MMKKSLITTLVLTAIAASPLSTSAQTKLTEQQVAAIVNDTLKPLIEKQDIPGMAVAVFYDGKPQFFNYGVADIKAGTPVTENTLFELGSVSKTFTGVAGEYAMQTGIMNLNDPVTDYAPELTGSQWKAVKMLHLATYTAGGLPLQLPDSVTDQKSLWQYYQQWQPEWAPGEMRNYSNASIGLFGALAVKRSQLTFEEYMKKSVFQPLKLNHTFITVPESMLPNYAWGYKEGQPMRVTLGMLGEEAYGVKSTTKDMVRFMQANMNPESLPVENDKLKQALIAAQSRYFQAGEIFQGLGWEMYNWPIDPQRVIADSGNDVALKPRKAKELLPPPPAVRASWVHKTGATNGFGAYIVFIPEQNIGIVMLANKNYPNPVRVQAAYNILQALR; translated from the coding sequence ATGATGAAAAAGTCTCTAATCACCACTTTGGTCTTAACCGCTATCGCCGCCTCCCCACTCTCTACCTCGGCACAAACCAAACTGACGGAACAGCAGGTTGCCGCTATCGTCAATGACACCCTTAAGCCATTGATTGAAAAGCAAGATATTCCCGGTATGGCCGTCGCTGTATTTTATGACGGAAAACCCCAATTTTTTAACTACGGCGTAGCGGATATCAAAGCAGGCACTCCCGTGACTGAAAATACGCTGTTTGAACTCGGTTCGGTGAGTAAGACCTTTACCGGCGTTGCCGGGGAATATGCCATGCAAACAGGGATCATGAACCTGAATGATCCCGTGACGGATTACGCCCCTGAGCTGACGGGGAGTCAGTGGAAAGCGGTGAAAATGTTGCATCTGGCGACCTACACGGCGGGCGGGCTTCCTCTTCAACTGCCTGATTCGGTTACCGACCAGAAATCACTATGGCAATATTATCAACAGTGGCAACCCGAGTGGGCACCGGGGGAGATGCGAAATTACTCCAATGCCAGCATTGGCTTATTCGGTGCGCTGGCGGTAAAAAGAAGTCAGTTAACCTTCGAAGAGTACATGAAGAAGAGTGTGTTCCAGCCTTTAAAACTGAATCATACTTTTATCACTGTCCCTGAATCGATGCTGCCAAACTATGCGTGGGGATATAAAGAGGGTCAGCCGATGCGCGTCACCTTGGGCATGTTGGGTGAGGAAGCCTATGGCGTGAAATCCACCACCAAAGATATGGTGAGATTTATGCAGGCCAATATGAACCCAGAGAGCCTGCCTGTCGAAAACGATAAGCTAAAGCAAGCGCTTATCGCGGCCCAGTCTCGCTATTTCCAAGCGGGAGAGATATTCCAAGGCTTGGGCTGGGAAATGTATAACTGGCCTATCGACCCACAGCGGGTTATTGCCGACAGTGGCAATGATGTCGCACTGAAACCACGTAAAGCAAAGGAGTTGCTCCCGCCACCTCCTGCGGTACGCGCATCTTGGGTGCATAAGACCGGGGCGACCAATGGCTTTGGAGCTTATATTGTTTTCATCCCAGAGCAGAATATTGGCATCGTAATGTTAGCTAACAAAAACTACCCCAATCCTGTCCGTGTACAAGCGGCCTATAATATCCTTCAGGCACTGCGTTAA
- a CDS encoding mandelate racemase family protein: MKIISVDVTVFSYPTRRVSDTAGHSHPGEESQAKMAMLTLTTDEGDCGYAFAPPEVIRPHIINSFFKKVLIGQNPFDRERLWNDLVHWQRGSANQLTDRALAIAEQAIWDLLGRKLGQPVYKLLGGYRDKVLAYGSTMCGDELADGLSTPDEYARFAEQLVARGYKGIKLHTWMPPVSFAPSPQMDVRACAAVREAVGPDIALMLDGYHWYSRSDALYIGRELQKLNFSWFEEPMEEQSMASYCWLRENLQIDIIGPESLAGKYFSRADWVKAGACDILRAGVQGVGGITPCLKVAHLAESFGMDCEIHGNGAPNLAVVGAIRNCRWYERGLLHPFLDYDEPAAYLNSIIDPMDSEGYVSLPTRPGLGEDINFDYIEAHTIHS; this comes from the coding sequence GTGAAAATAATCTCAGTAGATGTAACCGTTTTTTCTTATCCCACCCGGCGTGTTTCCGATACCGCAGGGCATTCGCATCCCGGCGAAGAGTCGCAGGCCAAAATGGCGATGCTGACCTTGACCACCGATGAGGGCGATTGTGGTTATGCCTTTGCGCCCCCTGAAGTCATTCGCCCGCACATTATCAACAGTTTCTTTAAAAAAGTGCTGATTGGGCAGAACCCCTTTGACCGTGAGCGGCTGTGGAATGATTTGGTGCATTGGCAGCGGGGGAGCGCCAACCAGCTCACTGATCGAGCGCTGGCAATTGCCGAGCAAGCGATCTGGGATCTGTTGGGCCGCAAGCTGGGCCAGCCGGTTTATAAGTTACTCGGTGGCTATCGCGACAAAGTGTTGGCCTATGGCAGCACCATGTGTGGTGATGAGTTGGCGGATGGCTTATCCACGCCCGACGAGTATGCGCGCTTTGCCGAGCAACTGGTCGCCAGAGGCTACAAAGGGATCAAGCTGCATACTTGGATGCCGCCGGTCTCCTTTGCGCCGAGTCCACAAATGGATGTCCGTGCTTGTGCCGCCGTGCGCGAAGCGGTGGGGCCAGATATCGCGTTGATGCTTGATGGCTACCACTGGTACAGCCGCAGCGACGCACTCTATATTGGCCGCGAGTTGCAAAAGCTGAATTTTAGCTGGTTTGAAGAGCCGATGGAGGAGCAGAGCATGGCTTCCTATTGTTGGCTGCGGGAGAACCTACAGATTGACATCATTGGGCCTGAAAGTCTGGCGGGTAAATACTTTAGCCGCGCCGACTGGGTGAAAGCGGGGGCTTGCGACATTCTCCGCGCTGGCGTTCAAGGGGTAGGCGGCATTACTCCGTGCTTGAAAGTGGCACATTTGGCGGAATCTTTCGGCATGGATTGCGAGATCCACGGCAATGGCGCACCTAATTTGGCGGTGGTCGGGGCGATCCGCAATTGCCGTTGGTATGAGCGCGGGCTACTGCATCCGTTCCTCGATTACGATGAACCTGCCGCTTACCTCAATAGCATTATCGACCCGATGGACAGTGAAGGTTATGTCTCACTGCCAACCCGTCCGGGCTTGGGTGAGGATATTAATTTCGACTATATCGAAGCCCATACTATTCACTCTTAA
- a CDS encoding ABC transporter substrate-binding protein, which yields MVTLTSAGVSVAKTPDDQLIVGMNMNNLLSLDPAAMTGNDAVSIIVNLYDSLVELDPHTPSKVLPGAATAWNISDDGKLITFTLRDGMKFHSGNPVTAADFAWSMNRLMHLNLAQATTWKSYGFTAENVEQLIRAKDPLTVEIELPKPTDPKLVIYSLGTLGSGSILDRATVMQHEKNGDWGNGWLTTNEAGSGPFKLDVWQAKDVLRMSRVENYWQGDAKIKRAIFRHMTESQALRLMIEKGDIDIASGMSVPDINALKTNPEIKVDEVQRGTIYYVAMSLKEPHFANPKVREAVRYLIDYAGINSTIMPGYGIFHQRPIQKGMEVTLPDPGYTLDVAKAKALLAEAGYPEGFTTTLRVLSDPPFINVATSVQSTLAQAGIQAKILTGTGNQVYGAMRDRQFDMLVGRGGGGVDPHPHSSLRSIAYNPDNSDAAKLTNFQGWRTSFYDKQLNDLIDNALIEKDPAKQKQMYIEVQERYDALYPAILPISQMVDSVVVRKDVMDYVPHPSTTTRLLQVYKQR from the coding sequence ATGGTCACCCTGACGTCGGCTGGCGTCAGTGTGGCTAAAACGCCCGATGACCAACTGATTGTTGGCATGAATATGAATAACCTGCTGTCTCTCGATCCGGCGGCAATGACCGGCAATGATGCGGTTTCTATCATTGTTAATCTGTATGACTCACTGGTGGAGCTAGACCCACACACGCCGAGCAAAGTGCTGCCCGGTGCAGCTACCGCATGGAACATCAGTGATGACGGCAAGTTAATTACCTTTACCTTGCGTGACGGAATGAAGTTCCACTCCGGCAATCCGGTGACGGCGGCCGATTTTGCTTGGTCGATGAATCGCCTGATGCACCTCAATCTGGCGCAAGCCACCACGTGGAAATCCTACGGTTTCACTGCCGAGAACGTCGAGCAACTGATCCGCGCTAAAGACCCGTTAACCGTGGAGATAGAACTGCCTAAACCCACTGACCCGAAACTGGTGATCTACTCACTGGGCACCTTGGGCAGTGGTTCGATTCTGGATCGCGCCACCGTGATGCAGCATGAGAAAAATGGCGACTGGGGCAATGGTTGGCTGACCACTAACGAGGCGGGTTCTGGCCCCTTCAAGCTGGATGTCTGGCAGGCAAAAGATGTCCTGCGCATGAGCCGAGTAGAGAACTACTGGCAGGGGGATGCCAAGATCAAGCGGGCGATATTCCGCCATATGACCGAGTCACAAGCGCTGCGGTTAATGATCGAAAAAGGCGATATTGATATTGCCAGCGGCATGTCGGTGCCGGATATCAATGCGCTGAAAACTAACCCAGAGATCAAGGTCGATGAAGTCCAACGCGGCACGATTTACTATGTCGCCATGAGTCTGAAAGAGCCGCATTTCGCCAATCCGAAAGTGCGCGAGGCGGTGCGCTATCTGATTGATTATGCTGGGATCAATAGCACCATCATGCCGGGCTACGGGATTTTCCATCAGCGCCCGATTCAGAAAGGGATGGAGGTCACTCTGCCGGATCCGGGCTATACATTGGATGTGGCAAAAGCCAAGGCGCTGTTAGCCGAAGCGGGCTACCCAGAGGGGTTCACCACCACACTGCGCGTGCTCTCTGATCCGCCATTTATCAATGTGGCGACTTCCGTGCAATCCACACTGGCACAGGCAGGGATTCAAGCCAAAATTCTGACTGGCACCGGCAATCAGGTGTATGGCGCGATGCGCGATCGTCAATTCGACATGCTGGTTGGTCGGGGGGGCGGTGGCGTTGACCCCCATCCTCACTCTAGCCTGCGCTCCATTGCCTATAACCCAGATAACAGTGATGCCGCCAAGCTGACCAACTTTCAGGGCTGGCGCACCTCTTTCTACGATAAACAACTTAACGATTTGATTGATAACGCGTTAATCGAGAAAGATCCGGCCAAGCAAAAGCAGATGTATATCGAAGTTCAGGAGCGCTATGACGCGCTCTATCCCGCTATTTTGCCGATCTCACAGATGGTTGATTCTGTGGTGGTGCGCAAAGACGTGATGGATTACGTGCCGCATCCGTCCACCACCACCCGTCTGCTACAGGTCTATAAGCAGCGATAA
- a CDS encoding ABC transporter permease, with amino-acid sequence MKVSDWFAPHGVARRLSKRLLQVAVTLFGLLILTFIIGRVMPIDPVLAIVGQDADQSTYQQVYLQLGLDKPLWTQFFIYFNSLIHGDLGNALLTGRPVVDDIIRVFPATIELATMAILVGAGLGIPLGVMAAARRGKFADYVVRFISLAGYSTPIFWVGMMGLLVFYAWLNWVGGAGRVDMAYDGLVDRRTGLLLIDSALAGEWEVFRSALNHLVLPATILGFHSLAYISRMTRSFMLAQLSQEYIITAKVKGLSEFQVLWGHAFRNILVQLLTVVALAYGSLLEGAVLIETVFSWPGFGSYLTGSLLLGDMNAVMGCVLLVGLIFVSLNLLSDMLYQIFDPRTNQ; translated from the coding sequence ATGAAGGTTTCAGACTGGTTTGCTCCACATGGTGTTGCACGGCGTTTATCAAAGCGCCTTTTGCAAGTGGCGGTGACCTTATTTGGCTTATTGATTCTGACTTTTATTATTGGTCGGGTGATGCCGATTGACCCGGTGCTGGCGATTGTCGGTCAGGATGCGGATCAAAGCACCTATCAGCAGGTTTACCTGCAACTGGGGCTGGATAAGCCGCTATGGACACAATTCTTTATCTATTTTAACTCGCTGATCCACGGTGATCTCGGCAATGCCTTGCTGACCGGGCGGCCGGTGGTGGATGACATCATCCGCGTCTTCCCTGCCACCATAGAGCTTGCGACCATGGCGATTTTGGTGGGTGCGGGGCTGGGTATTCCACTGGGTGTGATGGCGGCGGCGCGGCGCGGCAAATTTGCTGACTATGTGGTGCGCTTTATCAGTCTGGCGGGCTACTCAACCCCCATTTTCTGGGTGGGCATGATGGGGCTGCTGGTGTTCTATGCCTGGCTAAACTGGGTCGGTGGGGCGGGGCGGGTGGATATGGCCTATGACGGTCTGGTGGATCGCCGCACGGGCCTACTGCTGATTGACTCGGCGCTGGCGGGGGAGTGGGAGGTTTTCCGCAGCGCACTCAATCATCTGGTGCTGCCAGCCACTATTCTCGGCTTCCACTCACTGGCCTATATCAGCCGCATGACCCGCAGTTTTATGCTGGCGCAGTTGTCGCAGGAGTACATCATCACCGCCAAAGTGAAGGGCTTATCCGAGTTTCAGGTGCTGTGGGGCCATGCGTTCCGCAATATTCTGGTGCAATTATTGACGGTGGTGGCGCTGGCTTACGGCTCACTGCTGGAGGGCGCGGTACTGATCGAAACTGTCTTCTCGTGGCCCGGTTTTGGCTCCTATCTGACCGGCAGTCTATTGCTCGGTGATATGAATGCGGTGATGGGCTGTGTCTTGCTGGTGGGGCTGATCTTCGTTTCACTGAATTTACTCTCTGACATGCTGTATCAGATCTTTGACCCGAGGACGAATCAATGA